CACCTTCTGCTGCGCTGAGATTGGGATTATCGGAGCGTTTTCTGCCACTGTTCCCTTAACAAACTCCTTTATTTCCTGATAGTTTTCCAGCACCCTCTCTCTGCTTACGATATCTATCTTGTTCTGGGCAATGACTATTTTGTCGATACCGATGATCTGCAGAGCCATCAGGTGCTCCTTTGTTTGGGGACGGGGACACTTCTCATTAGCGGCGATGACCAGCACGGCCCCATCCATGATTGCCGCACCGCTGAGCATCGTTGCCATCAGCATCTCGTGGCCCGGGCTGTCAACAAAGCTTACCGTCCTCAAAATTTCAGTTTCAACGCCATGAATCGGGCAGATTTCTTCAACCGTGTACGCTTCGGGAGGTTCACATTCCGGACATTTTCTGAATGTCGCATCTGCATAACCGAGCTTGATTGAGATACCTCTTTTCAACTCCTCACTATGTCTGTCAGTCCAGACACCACTCAACGCTGCAACAAGAGTGGTTTTACCGTGATCAACGTGACCGACAAGTCCGATATTAACTTCAGGAAGCGGAACTTCACTCATGAAATCAATCCTTAGGGGAATGTATTTAAATGTTGAGGGATTTCGCCTCATGAGCTTTGGGCAACATTTTTAACTTTTCTGACAGTTTGTCGTCAATGCCCAGAAAAGATGTTGCGGAAAAGCTTCGGAGAAGGGCGATGGGATTCATGGATGCCGCTAAGGAAAGGCTTAAGGTAGGTGATTACGACCTCACATGCTTTATGGCTGAGCAGGCAGTTCAGCTTTACCTCAAGTCTGTGATTCTCGAATTGAGCGGAGAGGTGCCGAGAACTCATTCCATCAGGCAGTTGCTGTCAATTTTGTCGAAGCTTCTTGACGAGCAGTTCGATTTTGATAGAAAACAGCTTGTTTTTCTTGAGGACGCCTACATCAAAGCCCGCTACCTTGGGGCGGGTTATGAAAGGGAGGATGCAGAGGAAGCGATTAAAATTGCAGAGGAGGTGATCTCAGCTGTTTCCAGAGTTATGGAAGGAAAGGATTAGGATTGCGAGAGAGTATAGGAAGTGGCTGCCAAGAATAGTTAAGGCGGCAAGAGAGGTGCTGGGTGAGGCTGAAGTCTACCTCTTTGGCAGCGTTGCTGAAGGAAAAGCTGTGCTTTCAAGCGATATTGATATTCTGGTGGTTACAACGAGAGAAGAAGTGAGAAAGGCAAGAGAGAGGGCAAGAATAATAGCTGAAATTGAGGAGAGGGCTGGGTTGCCGTTTGTGCATCCCTTCGAGTTTCATATAATGGACGAGGAAGAGTTCAGGGTGTGGTTGGAGGTGTTCAGGCCGAAAATTGTGAGAATTTTGTAGCTTTGTTAGGTGTTGGCCTAAGATAGTTTAATCCCAAGGAATCTGCACACCCTTTTCAGCAAACTCCTTCATCTCCTGTAGAAGATCACAGCCAAGCCTGCGCACAATTTTCATCTCCTCTGCTCGTTATTCAATTCAGCCAGCATGTTTTCGCTCATGCTCATTGGTTTTGTTGAATCGAAATTGGCCAGAAATTTAAACCAGCCCAAAATTACCCAACAGAAAACTATTTTTTCCGCCTGAAAAAGCTGGAGTGTGCTTGCCCGCAGAGTTCTGAAGAACGTCATCTACAACAGCAGCTCCGTGCTTATCGGGAATCTGGCGGGCCTGGTTATATCCATTTACGTTGCAAGGGTTTTGAAGCCCGAGCTTTTCGGGATTTACTCGCTCGCAATTTCAGTCGCGTTTTTGCTAATGACCTTTACCGATCTCGGGATAAATGCGACTTTGGTAAGATACGTGGCCCACGCCAACATTAAAGGTGACGATGAGCTTGTTAGGGGTTATATTCGGAGTCTGACTAAGTTAAAGGCTTTACTTGTGCTGGCTGTGGCCTCAATGCTTTTCTTAGGCTCAGATTTTATTGCTGAGCAATTTTTCAGCAAACCGGAGCTGTCATTGCCCTTGAGAATAATGGCGCTCTACATCACGTTCTTTTCAATGGCAGGATTTATAAACGGCATTTTCAACGCCTTTAACGACTTCAAGGCAAATTTTGTTAGAGCCCTAGTTTACGAAATTTCAAGGGCAACACTCATTTTTCTTCTCCTCTACCTCGGTCTGTCAGTTGCCGGGGCGTTGCTGGGGTACGTGGGTGCCAGCTTACTTTCGCTTATCGCTCTACTTGCTATGCTTTTCAGAAAATTGAGAAATTTTCTGTTTGGTAAAGCGAAGCGGGTCGACTGGAGAAGGATTGTGAGGTTTACCGGTTACCTCACCGTTGGCTCCATAACATGGACCGTCTTCGCTTACGTCGACTCCGTAATGATAGGGGCTATGCTACCTTCAGAGGATGTCGGATTTTACAGAGCGGCATACAACATTGTAGGGGCAGTTTCCGGGATTGTCGCTCTGCCAGGCGTGCTCTTTCCCGTTTTCGTTCAGCTCGAGAGTGAGGATCTGAGAAGCGCTTTCAGCAGAGTTTTCCGCTACGCATCGATTATTGCCTTCCCCTGCACATTTGGACTTATGGTTATAGCCGAGCCTCTTGTGAAGTTCGTCTACGGCGCAGATTACCTTCAGGCGGCAGGGGTTATGGTTGTGCTCTCCATTCTGATTCTCCGATCGGCATTGGGCTTCTGGGGGGCGCTTTTCAACGCCAAGGAGATGCCCGAATATCCGGTATATGCAACTTTTTTCGGAATGATACTGAATGTGGTTCTGAACTACGTATTTATCTTGAGAATGGGAATAGTGGGGGCGGCAATCGCAACTGTAATGTCAAACGCTTTTGTTTGGTTTACTCTTGCCTTTTTGTCGGTGAAGCATTTTGGAGTTGTTGTCAGAGCTTCTTACATTTTGAAACCGTTAACATCCGCTGCTGTAATGACGGCTTTGCTTTGGTATGCAGGATTCGGGTCGCTTGCCGATGCGATTCTTAAGGTGTTGGTAGGGGCTGGGATTTACTTTCTGTTGCTTTACGTTTTGAGGGGCTTTGGAAGGGAGGATGTGGAGTATTTAAGGAGTGTATTGGCGTGGAAATGATCTAATTGGTTGAAGGGTGTTGTTTAACGATTTTTGGCCTGCAATCATAGTGTTAATGCTTTAACCGTTTTCCTGCTCACTCTAACCATTTTGAATAATATCATTGAGAAGTTATTGTTACAGCTTATAATTCAACAATCATGGATGTTAAATAAGGGTTTTACAATTTACTAGGATTTCAATATTTTGGAGTGTCTCTGGGTTGCAAATTCATTCAACAGGAAAAGCAAATTCAATCGTGATGTTTTCGAAACTGGAATGTGGAATGGCCCACTCTTAAATTACCGTGATACTTTCCCCCAATTTAGAACTTTTGTGGCAATTGTGAATGCTATAAATAACATAAGGATAAACTTAATATCCGTTCTTACTAGACACCATACAATGAAGATAGCAATTTTAGGAAGTGGATACGTTGGAATAGTCACGGGTATTGGTTTTGCTGAACTTGGTCACGAGATAGTATTCATAGATGTTGATGAAAGAAAAGTTGAAATGTTAAATTCATCAAAACCACCGATATACGAAAGAGGACTCGAAGAACTTATGAAGAAAAACAGGGGCAAATACAGAGCCACTACAGACTACAGAGAAGCTCTGGAGAGTTCGGAGCTAACATTCATATGCGTTGGAACACCATCGAAAGGTGATGGCTCTATTGATCTAAAATACGCTGAATCGGCATCGAAAGAAATAGGAAAGGCTTTGAAAAACAACGATAACTTTCATGTCGTCGTGGTTAAAAGCACAGTCGTTCCGGGAACAACGGAGGATAAAATAAAACCGATAATCGAGAAAGAATCTGGCAAAAAAGCGTTCGAAGATTTCGGTTTAGCTATGAATCCCGAATTCTTGAGGGAAGGCAACGCTGTTTATGATTTCTTCAATCCGGATAGAATAGTGATTGGTGTTAAGGATGAAAGGACTAAATCGGTCTTAGAGGAATTGTATAAACCTTTCGATTGCCCAAAGCTTATCACAGAGATAAAAACCGCTGAAATGATAAAATACGCATCGAACGCTTTTTTAGCTACGAAGATAAGCTTCGCCAACGAGATAGGAAACATATGCAAGAAGCTTAGGATTGATGTTTACAAGGTGTTTGAGGGTGTTGGTTTGGACCACAGAATAAATCCATCATTTTTCAGAGCTGGGATTGGATTCGGGGGGAGCTGTTTTCCTAAGGATGTTAGAGCTTTGATTAGGAAGTCTGAAGAACTCGGCGAGAATCCGAAGATACTGAAAGCTGTTATGGAAGTAAATGAGAGACAGCCGTTAAAGATGATAGAACTTCTGAAGAAGCACATTCCTAACTTAAGAGGAAAGAAGATCGGAGTTCTGGGTTTGGCGTTCAAACCCGATACGGATGACGTAAGAGAGAGTAGGGCTATACCAATCGTCAAAGCTCTGCTGGAAGAGGGGGCAGAGATCATAGCCTACGATCCAAAGGCCATAGAAAACTTTAGGAAATTTTTCCCTCAAGTAGAATATGCTAACTCAGCTGAAGATGTTATTACAAAATCGGATGCTGTGCTGATAGTTACCGAATGGAAGGAGTTCGAGGAGCTTGATTACAGCGGTAAAATTGTTATTGATGGAAGAAGAGTTGAGAAGGCTATGAAAGAAGCTAAGATATACAAAGGGGTGTGTTGGTAAACCATTTTAAATTCGAGCTTAAAGATATGCCTATGTCAAAGGTTATAATATCGTTGCTTGCAAAACCTCGCTTTTCAAAGCGGGGATACGCAAGGTTTAAGTACTCGAAGCACAACTAAGCTTTTAGGGGATGTTCCCCATGAACTCCGCTATCAATTTAGCCCGACGGATAATGAGTCCGTCGGGATGGGGGTGTAGTGAGCTTCCCGAACTCCCAGATGAAGCTTTAGCCGTAAAGGCGGGTGGAACGGGAGAAGTTCCGCCCTTTAGGGCGGGGTAGCTCACACTCTTCTGAACTCTTTCGAATCTGTTTTCAACAAAATTTTCGAGGAAAATGTTTTTAGTTGGAACGTGCAACATTTATTTGGTGCTTGACCATGGGTGAAGGGGTTTACGTGAGATTATGGTTCCCGAAAGATATAACAAAAATCCTTGGAGAAAAAAGATTGGAAGAGGAAGCAAAACTACTTGTCGCCATAGAACTATATCGAGAAGGAATAGTTTCCCTCGGAAAAGCAGCTGAGATAGCTGATTTGAGTATCAGAGAATTTCTTTATGAACTGAGAAGGAGAAACGTGCCGTTAAATTATGATCTGGAAGAGCTACAAAAAGATATAGATGTTGTTGGAGAGCTGTTATGATTGTTGTTTCAAACACGAGTCCTTTGATTGTCCTTTCAAACATTGGAGAATTTGAAATCCTCCACCGCCTTTTTAACAAAATAATAATACCAGAAGGTGTCGCAGAGGAGTTTGGTGATTCTGTTCCAGAATGGATTGAAATCAGAGGAGTTAAAAACAGAATTCTGGTGGATTTGCTTAGAGAGAAGCTTCATAGAGGCGAAGCTGAAACAATTGCCTTAGCTATCGAACTCGATGCAGATCTTGTAATTATTGACGATAAAGCTGCAAGAAACACAGCTCAATCTCTCGGATTAAGGGTTACGGGAACTGTTGGACTGATTCTTCTCGCAAAGAGAAGGGGTTATTATGACGAGATAAAGCCAGTAATCGAGAAACTTATTAAAAAAGGTTTCAGATTGAGCAAGGAAATTATAGAGAACATTCTTAGGGAGGCTGGAGAGCTTTAAAAGTTGAACAAATTCAATACATAAGTCAAAATTCGTTGGTTTCTTGCTAATGGATATTTAAACTTATTTGATGCACTTTTAATATTAGAACTAAATCTTCAACCTCTTCCCTCCTCTTTTTCAAGTGCATCTCCGCAAGTTTCCTCAGCTCTTTTTTCTGCATCAGACTCCTTTACTATTATTCTCCCGCTTAAACGGGGTCTCTTTTTATGTTGTAAAGCTCATCTTCTCTGTCTGGATTGACTATAAGCTTCCATTTTTTATCCCTTACTGTAACTCTAAATTTCGATCTCCTTCTGGAAGGCAGGCACCTTCAACCCCATTAAACTACTTATTTTTAAGACGATAAAATAAATCTTTTGGAGCTTCTTCTTTGGAAATAACACCTTGGATGTTATGGGTAACTTACTCCCAAATGTCTACTTTGATTGCTACGTTTTGAGGATTTTAAGAGAGTTGATTTTTTTAGAGGTTTCAGGTGTGAACGACAAATCATCTCTTCAACATCATTGAAACGTTCCATAGGATATCGTAGCAAAGCGGGATGGAGATCGCATGGAAGACGAATCTAAAACGGATGTCGTTTCTTATTCTTTCAGAAAAGCTCAGCTTTCTTGGATGGCAGATTGATGGAGGTCTTTTCGGATCGTGGTGTTCCGAATAAGCTATAAATCCTCTGTAAACTCTGGCACCTATTTTCACTAAGTCGAATTCAAAGAAGACACCCTCATCGATAACCCTTCCAATCTTCTCCTTACACCTGAACTTGACCTTTTCAATCACCCACCTTTTTATCAGAGTTCCTCCGAAACCCGTGAGGTTTATCCCATTCGGATTTCCCCTATCGAGATAGGCGTTGTAAACGACATCGTAGCCCTTTTCGGCTATTTTTATCAGTTTGTTTACAATTTCGGGTTCGAATATCATGTCAGCATCCATGAAAATTAAGTATTCAGCTTTCGATTTTAAAAAATATTCTCTGATTGCGTTTCTCGCTGAAACTATGTTCCAGATTCTGTTTTTCGCATTTTTTGGTCTGTTTGGCTTGGATGTTATTATCTCGTGATTTAGATCGTATTTTTGCAAAATTTTTTTGAGTTTCTCGGCAAATGTTATATCTTCACTAGCGAAGATCGTTTTAACTTTCGTTGCTGAGTGCTTTTGAATTTCTTCTTGATTTTTTAAGAACTTGTCGAGTATGTAAGCTGTTTTCGAGTTAATTGGGGCTCCTATTATTGCGGACATTCATTTAATCCCAATCTCAAAGTTTTAAAGTGTTATCCAAACCATCTTTTAGGAGGATAGAATTCGTTTACCATGTCGATCAAACCCAATCTTTCCAGTCTCTCAACGAAATGTTTTCTTAGTTTCTCGTCTTTCGTTATCCTCGGTTTTAGTATTTTTGCATATTTTAGGTCAAAATTTACTCCAGAAAACTCCGTCATAATCCTAAACCACTTTTCCGGTTCTCTTGTGACTTCTTCATAGTAAACGACCATCCCTCTCTCGTTGTCCGCCTGCTTGAATGCGTAGTAGTTGCAGTATGTCCAGACGATGAGCATTTTATCGAGTAGATCAAGAGAATCGGGATAGTCCAAATTGAAAACCCTGATAAGTTTGAAATTTTCGTTTATAGCAAAACCGTTTACCCATTCT
The nucleotide sequence above comes from Archaeoglobus fulgidus DSM 4304. Encoded proteins:
- a CDS encoding UPF0175 family protein, with translation MGEGVYVRLWFPKDITKILGEKRLEEEAKLLVAIELYREGIVSLGKAAEIADLSIREFLYELRRRNVPLNYDLEELQKDIDVVGELL
- a CDS encoding glycosyltransferase → MSAIIGAPINSKTAYILDKFLKNQEEIQKHSATKVKTIFASEDITFAEKLKKILQKYDLNHEIITSKPNRPKNAKNRIWNIVSARNAIREYFLKSKAEYLIFMDADMIFEPEIVNKLIKIAEKGYDVVYNAYLDRGNPNGINLTGFGGTLIKRWVIEKVKFRCKEKIGRVIDEGVFFEFDLVKIGARVYRGFIAYSEHHDPKRPPSICHPRKLSFSERIRNDIRFRFVFHAISIPLCYDILWNVSMMLKR
- a CDS encoding DUF3368 domain-containing protein; translation: MIVVSNTSPLIVLSNIGEFEILHRLFNKIIIPEGVAEEFGDSVPEWIEIRGVKNRILVDLLREKLHRGEAETIALAIELDADLVIIDDKAARNTAQSLGLRVTGTVGLILLAKRRGYYDEIKPVIEKLIKKGFRLSKEIIENILREAGEL
- a CDS encoding nucleotidyltransferase domain-containing protein → MPRIVKAAREVLGEAEVYLFGSVAEGKAVLSSDIDILVVTTREEVRKARERARIIAEIEERAGLPFVHPFEFHIMDEEEFRVWLEVFRPKIVRIL
- a CDS encoding UDP-glucose dehydrogenase family protein: MKIAILGSGYVGIVTGIGFAELGHEIVFIDVDERKVEMLNSSKPPIYERGLEELMKKNRGKYRATTDYREALESSELTFICVGTPSKGDGSIDLKYAESASKEIGKALKNNDNFHVVVVKSTVVPGTTEDKIKPIIEKESGKKAFEDFGLAMNPEFLREGNAVYDFFNPDRIVIGVKDERTKSVLEELYKPFDCPKLITEIKTAEMIKYASNAFLATKISFANEIGNICKKLRIDVYKVFEGVGLDHRINPSFFRAGIGFGGSCFPKDVRALIRKSEELGENPKILKAVMEVNERQPLKMIELLKKHIPNLRGKKIGVLGLAFKPDTDDVRESRAIPIVKALLEEGAEIIAYDPKAIENFRKFFPQVEYANSAEDVITKSDAVLIVTEWKEFEELDYSGKIVIDGRRVEKAMKEAKIYKGVCW
- a CDS encoding flippase, coding for MLARRVLKNVIYNSSSVLIGNLAGLVISIYVARVLKPELFGIYSLAISVAFLLMTFTDLGINATLVRYVAHANIKGDDELVRGYIRSLTKLKALLVLAVASMLFLGSDFIAEQFFSKPELSLPLRIMALYITFFSMAGFINGIFNAFNDFKANFVRALVYEISRATLIFLLLYLGLSVAGALLGYVGASLLSLIALLAMLFRKLRNFLFGKAKRVDWRRIVRFTGYLTVGSITWTVFAYVDSVMIGAMLPSEDVGFYRAAYNIVGAVSGIVALPGVLFPVFVQLESEDLRSAFSRVFRYASIIAFPCTFGLMVIAEPLVKFVYGADYLQAAGVMVVLSILILRSALGFWGALFNAKEMPEYPVYATFFGMILNVVLNYVFILRMGIVGAAIATVMSNAFVWFTLAFLSVKHFGVVVRASYILKPLTSAAVMTALLWYAGFGSLADAILKVLVGAGIYFLLLYVLRGFGREDVEYLRSVLAWK
- a CDS encoding HEPN domain-containing protein, whose translation is MPRKDVAEKLRRRAMGFMDAAKERLKVGDYDLTCFMAEQAVQLYLKSVILELSGEVPRTHSIRQLLSILSKLLDEQFDFDRKQLVFLEDAYIKARYLGAGYEREDAEEAIKIAEEVISAVSRVMEGKD